The Polyangium spumosum genome includes a window with the following:
- a CDS encoding SDR family NAD(P)-dependent oxidoreductase: MLLENKVIIVTGATSGIGAATALEAARQGAKVVLAGRREDKGEALAERIRAEGGKALFVRTDVCRAEDIEALVARTLQVFERLDGAFNNAGIPGPVGTFVDVPPEEYRRLMAINLDSVLLCMQHQIRAMRKSGGGSIVNCASILGLVGAPAFSAYSTAKHGLVGMSKAAALDHAAEGIRVNAVLPGPVETEIWNHVNQGEAVFAAFTSGVPMQRYARAEEVARPVVFLLSSWSSYVTGTSLAIDGGYTSR, encoded by the coding sequence ATGCTTCTCGAAAACAAGGTCATCATCGTCACCGGAGCGACGTCGGGCATTGGCGCGGCGACCGCGCTGGAGGCGGCGCGCCAGGGGGCGAAGGTGGTCCTCGCGGGCCGCCGCGAGGACAAGGGCGAGGCGCTCGCGGAGCGCATCCGCGCCGAGGGCGGGAAGGCGCTCTTCGTACGTACGGACGTCTGCAGGGCCGAGGACATCGAGGCGCTGGTGGCGCGCACGCTGCAAGTCTTCGAGCGCCTGGACGGCGCGTTCAACAACGCGGGGATCCCCGGGCCGGTCGGGACGTTTGTGGACGTGCCGCCGGAGGAATACCGCAGGCTCATGGCGATCAACCTCGATTCCGTGCTCCTGTGCATGCAGCACCAGATCCGGGCGATGCGCAAGAGCGGCGGCGGATCGATCGTGAACTGCGCGTCCATCCTGGGCCTGGTTGGGGCGCCGGCCTTCTCGGCTTATTCGACGGCGAAGCATGGGCTCGTGGGGATGAGCAAAGCGGCGGCGCTCGACCACGCCGCCGAGGGGATCCGCGTGAACGCCGTGCTGCCCGGGCCGGTGGAGACGGAGATCTGGAACCACGTGAATCAGGGCGAGGCGGTCTTCGCGGCGTTCACGTCGGGCGTGCCGATGCAACGTTATGCGCGCGCGGAGGAGGTGGCGAGGCCCGTGGTCTTCCTCCTGTCGTCGTGGTCTTCGTACGTGACGGGCACGTCCCTGGCGATCGACGGCGGTTATACGAGCCGCTGA
- a CDS encoding 1-aminocyclopropane-1-carboxylate deaminase/D-cysteine desulfhydrase, with product MQFNRRTFSALALGTLVGCEERSSGTASAPAAAPASAPAPASASASAPPPAEYIPPLLRAHPGLAPRLPRLPLGLLPTPVERATKLAAKAAIAGLHVKRDDLSGAAYGGGKTRKLEFFLADARAKDTREIVTFGAFGSNQAVATALYGAAQGFAVTLLLAPQTPSPYVRKNLLAARRAGATIRVVHGGVAEAEALAKRAAKGAKGRAPYLVPPGGSSPLGNLAFVNAALELAEQVGAGVCPLPDCIYLAMGTMGSAVGLALGLELAGLRTEVVAVRTSSPETSSEARFFAMAKQTVAFARSLDPTFPEARLGRARVRFSTNHLGAGYGAPTRKGERAIALAAETEGMTLEPTYTGKTLAALLDDAERLAGKVVLFWNSHSSRPLLTEGVKSEDFPPVLRGIVAER from the coding sequence ATGCAGTTCAATCGGCGCACGTTTTCGGCTCTCGCGCTCGGCACGCTCGTCGGGTGTGAGGAGCGCTCGTCCGGGACTGCATCCGCGCCCGCTGCGGCTCCTGCGTCCGCACCCGCTCCCGCATCCGCGTCCGCATCCGCGCCCCCTCCCGCCGAATACATCCCTCCTCTTCTCCGCGCCCATCCCGGCCTCGCGCCGCGCCTGCCTCGCCTGCCGCTCGGCCTCTTGCCCACGCCCGTCGAGCGCGCCACGAAGCTCGCCGCGAAGGCCGCGATCGCGGGGCTCCACGTCAAGCGAGACGACCTCTCCGGCGCGGCGTACGGCGGGGGCAAGACCCGAAAGCTCGAGTTTTTCCTGGCCGATGCCCGCGCGAAGGACACGCGCGAGATCGTCACGTTCGGCGCCTTCGGCTCGAATCAAGCGGTCGCGACGGCCCTTTATGGCGCCGCGCAGGGATTCGCGGTCACGCTCCTGCTCGCCCCGCAGACGCCGAGCCCGTACGTCCGGAAAAACCTGCTCGCCGCGCGCCGCGCCGGGGCCACGATCCGGGTCGTGCACGGCGGCGTCGCGGAGGCCGAGGCCCTGGCGAAACGGGCGGCGAAGGGGGCCAAGGGCCGGGCGCCGTACCTCGTCCCGCCCGGGGGCTCGTCGCCGCTCGGGAACCTCGCTTTCGTCAATGCGGCCCTCGAGCTCGCCGAGCAGGTCGGCGCCGGGGTTTGCCCTCTGCCCGATTGCATCTACCTCGCCATGGGCACCATGGGCAGCGCCGTCGGGCTCGCGCTCGGGCTCGAGCTCGCCGGGCTCCGGACCGAGGTCGTCGCCGTGCGCACGTCGAGCCCCGAGACGTCGAGTGAAGCGCGCTTCTTCGCGATGGCCAAGCAGACCGTGGCGTTCGCGCGTTCGCTCGATCCGACCTTCCCCGAGGCGCGCCTCGGCCGCGCCCGCGTGCGATTCTCGACGAACCACCTCGGCGCGGGATATGGCGCGCCCACACGAAAAGGAGAACGCGCGATCGCGCTCGCGGCGGAGACGGAGGGGATGACGCTCGAGCCGACCTACACCGGAAAAACCTTGGCCGCGTTGCTCGACGACGCCGAGCGGCTCGCCGGGAAGGTCGTCCTCTTCTGGAACTCGCACAGCAGCCGGCCGCTCCTGACCGAGGGCGTAAAAAGCGAAGATTTTCCCCCCGTTCTCCGGGGAATCGTCGCCGAGCGCTGA